From a single Chlamydia muridarum str. Nigg genomic region:
- the rplS gene encoding 50S ribosomal protein L19, whose translation MGNLIKELQDEQCRTDLVDFCVGDTIRVATNISEGGKERVQVFQGTVMARKGGGAGETVSLHRVAYGEGMEKSFLLNSPKVVSIEVVKRGKVSRARLFYLRGKTGKAAKVKELIGPRAAKK comes from the coding sequence ATGGGGAACTTAATTAAGGAATTGCAAGACGAGCAGTGCAGAACTGATCTCGTTGATTTCTGTGTTGGTGACACGATTCGTGTGGCTACAAATATTTCAGAAGGAGGCAAAGAGCGGGTTCAGGTATTCCAAGGAACAGTAATGGCCCGTAAAGGCGGCGGAGCAGGAGAAACAGTTTCTCTTCATAGGGTTGCTTACGGCGAAGGAATGGAAAAAAGTTTCCTACTCAATAGTCCTAAAGTAGTAAGTATTGAAGTTGTCAAACGCGGGAAGGTATCGCGTGCACGTCTCTTCTATTTGAGAGGAAAAACAGGTAAAGCTGCTAAAGTTAAAGAGCTTATTGGTCCTCGGGCTGCTAAGAAATAG
- the trmD gene encoding tRNA (guanosine(37)-N1)-methyltransferase TrmD: MEIDILSLFPDYFTSPLQATILGRAIKQGALSIRSRDIREFGLGKWKQVDDAPYSGEGMLLMAEPVVQAIRSVKREKSKVVYLSPQGQLLSAKKSRELSLCPHLILLCGHYEGIDERALASEVDEEISIGDYVLTNGCAAALVLVDALARFIPGVLGNQESAECDSLENGLLEGPHYTRPRVFEGVQVPEILFCGDHQRIANWRKKVSLERTRERRPDLYLQYFYGDRAFWGAQEDPLKMRETSPQAFSVVLEVKDLRKAKKFYSRMFGKEHWDGDKLLLGEKTSLYLQQTNERRGATKVFVELETEDGFVRFLRRWEMLGGQLGEVGMGNLPLRQVFDLDGHIWVVSCVQK, encoded by the coding sequence ATGGAGATAGATATTCTTTCTTTATTCCCGGACTATTTTACTAGTCCACTACAAGCAACCATTTTGGGCCGAGCTATCAAGCAGGGAGCTTTATCTATTCGTTCCCGCGATATTCGAGAGTTTGGTTTAGGGAAATGGAAGCAAGTAGACGATGCCCCTTATAGTGGGGAGGGAATGCTTTTGATGGCTGAGCCGGTTGTGCAGGCTATTAGAAGCGTAAAAAGAGAGAAATCTAAAGTTGTATACCTATCCCCGCAGGGGCAGCTTCTTTCTGCTAAAAAGAGTCGAGAGCTCTCGTTGTGTCCGCATTTAATTTTGTTATGTGGACATTATGAAGGGATTGATGAAAGAGCTTTAGCTTCTGAAGTGGATGAAGAGATAAGTATTGGTGATTACGTTCTTACCAATGGGTGTGCGGCAGCGTTGGTTCTTGTAGACGCTCTTGCTCGCTTTATTCCAGGCGTTTTGGGAAACCAAGAAAGTGCGGAATGCGATTCTCTTGAAAATGGGTTGTTAGAGGGGCCTCATTACACCCGTCCACGAGTTTTTGAAGGCGTACAAGTTCCAGAGATACTTTTTTGTGGAGATCACCAAAGAATCGCAAATTGGCGAAAGAAGGTTAGTTTAGAGAGAACAAGAGAACGCCGACCGGACCTGTATCTGCAGTATTTTTATGGTGATAGAGCTTTTTGGGGTGCCCAGGAGGATCCTCTTAAAATGAGAGAAACTTCTCCCCAAGCTTTTTCTGTAGTTTTAGAAGTTAAAGATCTTCGAAAAGCTAAAAAATTTTATTCCAGAATGTTCGGAAAAGAACACTGGGATGGGGATAAATTACTCCTTGGGGAGAAGACGAGTCTGTATCTGCAACAGACAAATGAAAGAAGGGGTGCAACCAAGGTATTTGTAGAGTTAGAAACTGAGGATGGTTTTGTCCGCTTTTTAAGAAGGTGGGAAATGCTTGGTGGACAGCTCGGAGAGGTTGGAATGGGAAATCTACCTCTAAGGCAGGTTTTTGATTTGGATGGCCATATTTGGGTTGTCTCTTGTGTACAGAAATAG
- a CDS encoding 30S ribosomal protein S16, whose translation MALKIRLRQQGRKNHVVYRLVLADVESPRDGKYIELLGWYDPHSEQNYQLKSERIFYWLNQGAELTEKAGALVKQGAPGVYAELMAKKNARRAVVRQKRRAYRQRLAARRAEAAAK comes from the coding sequence GTGGCGTTAAAAATTCGTTTAAGACAACAAGGACGCAAGAACCATGTTGTATATAGATTAGTACTAGCTGATGTAGAATCTCCTAGAGATGGTAAATATATCGAGTTGTTAGGGTGGTATGATCCTCATAGTGAACAAAATTATCAGCTAAAAAGCGAACGGATTTTTTATTGGCTGAATCAAGGAGCCGAGCTTACTGAAAAAGCTGGGGCGTTGGTCAAACAAGGAGCTCCTGGAGTTTATGCTGAGTTAATGGCTAAAAAAAATGCTCGTAGAGCAGTCGTTAGACAAAAGAGACGAGCTTATCGTCAGCGACTTGCTGCGAGAAGGGCAGAAGCAGCTGCTAAGTAA
- a CDS encoding type B 50S ribosomal protein L31 — protein sequence MKKNTHPEYRQVLFVDSSTGYKFVCGSTYQTDKTEVFEGQEYPVCYVSVSSSSHPFFTGSKKLVDAEGRVDKFLKRYSGVKQMAPKPETSVEEVLPKGKKKAPAKKKK from the coding sequence ATGAAAAAAAACACTCATCCTGAGTATAGACAAGTTCTGTTTGTAGATTCTTCTACCGGTTATAAGTTTGTTTGTGGATCTACGTACCAAACAGATAAAACAGAGGTTTTTGAAGGACAAGAGTACCCTGTATGTTACGTCAGCGTTTCCTCATCTTCGCATCCGTTCTTTACGGGAAGTAAGAAACTTGTGGACGCAGAGGGTCGCGTTGATAAGTTCTTGAAACGATACAGTGGCGTTAAGCAGATGGCTCCTAAGCCTGAAACTTCTGTAGAAGAAGTTCTTCCAAAAGGTAAGAAAAAAGCTCCTGCTAAAAAGAAAAAGTAG
- the lepB gene encoding signal peptidase I: MTSNYMSRLYSLNKSRRILHSSYKLLKNKKMLSYPDTQKELLEILKQLEEAILDQNREDASLFAKQAQAIQKRFPRSKIQATFDLIYALAFAAVLAFLIRQFWFELYEVPTGSMRPTILEQDRILVSKTTFGLRLPFSNESIGYTPETITRGELVVFTVGDLPIPNADTKYFGIIPGKKRYIKRCMGKPGDTLYFYGGKIYGIDRNGVPITTKNTENLYHIPYISFDGVTEIVNHSDDQTDVIFNQFHTPCGKISFPHYSHGQFFYKDAWHKDTPYALKDLHTEPLSYADLFGIKNFAMVRILTKKQAALTHVLSSPLADAYLEIAHTPNVSYPHPHLRPLETQLIPTIEPMKTLLPLRKEHMHLIRNNLTTSRFTVIDGYAYKYQPTPINTSGIAKIFALPMPNIPDGCYEFSKGDVFKISIGGFRTKLKQPHPLTQLSHSQIIDLFNCGISFHTVYIPKNPQYAPFPNRYAFFNQGNLFVMDSPVFIDSDPSLQKFILAEKEKELQSSEEKPYIAFIDRGPPPESAEEFTSFITNFGLKIPEGHVLVLGDNCPMSADSRDFGFVPVENLLGSPVAIFWPINRIGSLSSSITPLSLPGYLVNGLALGALIYFVGAWYYRKNHRLFP, from the coding sequence ATGACGAGCAATTACATGAGTCGCTTATATTCCTTGAATAAGAGTCGTCGCATTCTTCATTCCTCCTATAAATTGCTGAAAAATAAGAAAATGCTCTCTTATCCTGATACTCAGAAGGAATTACTTGAAATCTTAAAACAGCTTGAAGAAGCCATTTTGGATCAAAATAGAGAAGACGCCTCTCTTTTCGCTAAACAAGCTCAAGCTATTCAAAAACGATTCCCTCGGTCAAAAATACAGGCAACTTTTGATCTCATCTATGCTTTAGCATTTGCTGCAGTTCTTGCTTTTTTAATTCGTCAATTCTGGTTTGAACTATATGAAGTTCCTACAGGATCAATGCGACCTACAATCCTTGAACAAGATCGGATTCTGGTCTCTAAAACTACATTTGGACTTCGCCTGCCTTTTAGTAATGAAAGTATTGGCTATACACCGGAGACTATTACCCGAGGAGAACTTGTTGTCTTTACCGTTGGAGACCTTCCCATCCCGAACGCTGACACCAAATATTTCGGAATTATACCTGGGAAAAAACGTTATATAAAGCGGTGCATGGGCAAACCTGGAGACACTTTATACTTTTATGGGGGGAAAATTTATGGAATAGATCGTAATGGCGTCCCTATCACCACAAAAAATACAGAAAACCTTTATCACATCCCCTATATCTCTTTTGATGGCGTTACAGAAATCGTTAATCATTCAGATGATCAAACTGATGTGATCTTTAACCAATTCCATACTCCCTGTGGGAAAATTTCCTTCCCCCACTATTCTCATGGGCAATTTTTCTACAAAGATGCTTGGCACAAAGACACCCCCTATGCTTTAAAAGACCTTCATACCGAGCCTTTAAGCTATGCAGACCTATTTGGCATAAAAAATTTTGCAATGGTGCGTATTCTTACAAAAAAACAAGCTGCGCTTACTCACGTACTTTCTTCTCCTTTAGCAGATGCCTACTTAGAAATTGCACATACTCCTAATGTCTCTTATCCTCATCCGCATTTGCGTCCGTTAGAAACGCAACTTATCCCCACTATTGAGCCTATGAAAACTCTCCTTCCTCTAAGGAAGGAGCACATGCATTTGATCCGTAATAACCTTACAACATCTCGTTTCACAGTTATTGATGGATATGCCTACAAATATCAACCCACTCCAATTAATACTTCTGGCATAGCAAAAATATTTGCTCTTCCAATGCCAAACATTCCGGATGGCTGTTATGAGTTTTCTAAAGGGGATGTGTTTAAAATTAGTATAGGAGGTTTCCGCACTAAACTGAAACAACCCCATCCTTTGACGCAATTGAGCCATTCTCAGATTATTGATTTATTCAACTGCGGCATTAGTTTTCATACAGTCTATATCCCCAAAAATCCTCAATACGCCCCTTTTCCTAATCGTTATGCTTTTTTCAATCAGGGAAACCTATTTGTTATGGATTCCCCAGTTTTCATTGACAGTGATCCTTCATTACAAAAATTTATCTTGGCGGAAAAAGAAAAGGAGCTTCAGTCCTCTGAAGAAAAACCCTACATTGCCTTCATTGATCGAGGACCTCCCCCTGAATCTGCAGAAGAATTTACTTCTTTTATTACAAATTTTGGACTTAAAATACCGGAAGGGCATGTGCTCGTTTTAGGAGATAATTGTCCTATGAGTGCAGACAGCCGTGATTTTGGGTTCGTTCCCGTAGAAAACCTTTTAGGATCCCCGGTAGCTATTTTTTGGCCTATTAACCGTATAGGATCATTATCTTCTAGTATCACCCCGTTGAGCTTACCTGGTTATCTTGTTAATGGATTAGCCTTAGGAGCTCTTATTTACTTTGTGGGTGCGTGGTATTATCGAAAGAATCACAGGTTATTCCCCTAA
- the ffh gene encoding signal recognition particle protein gives MINSLSQKLSSIFSSLFTAKRVTEESISDSIREIRLALLDADVNYQAVKDFISKVKQKVIGEEVWKHVSPGQQFVKCLHEELAALLSSQQASLLLQGRPAVVLFCGLQGAGKTTTCAKLADYVLREKKAKKVLVASCDLKRFSAVDQLEGLIKQTGADFFRKKGENPVSMASEAVRYAKDQGYDLLIVDTAGRLHVDDALMDELVAIARVTNPSEILFVMNLAMGQDAVTTAKAFDERLGLTGIVVSMADGDARAGAVLSVKSLLGRPIKFEGCGEKIKDLRPFNAQSMAERILGMGDTISLVDKMRECVSEEENKELEEKLTKATFTYEDFYKQMRAFRRLGPLRKIMNMMPSFGGMRPSDKDLEESEKQMKRNEAIILSMTPEERKELVELNMSRMKRIAAGCGLTLGDVNQFRKQMMQSKKFFKGMTREKMEQMGKKMSGGNLWR, from the coding sequence ATGATTAATTCTTTATCGCAAAAATTATCTAGTATTTTCTCCTCACTTTTTACTGCAAAGAGAGTAACAGAGGAGAGTATTTCTGATTCCATTAGAGAAATTCGCCTAGCTCTTCTAGATGCTGATGTGAATTATCAGGCGGTGAAAGATTTTATATCCAAGGTAAAGCAGAAAGTCATTGGGGAAGAGGTCTGGAAACACGTATCCCCAGGACAACAGTTTGTGAAATGTTTGCATGAAGAGCTTGCGGCTTTGCTTTCTTCACAACAGGCTAGTTTATTGTTGCAGGGGCGTCCTGCGGTTGTTTTATTTTGTGGATTGCAGGGAGCGGGTAAGACGACTACATGTGCCAAGCTTGCCGACTACGTTCTTCGAGAGAAGAAAGCAAAAAAAGTGTTAGTGGCTTCTTGTGATTTAAAGCGTTTTTCAGCAGTGGACCAGCTGGAGGGCTTAATAAAGCAAACTGGGGCAGATTTTTTCCGAAAAAAAGGAGAAAATCCTGTGAGTATGGCATCAGAGGCGGTTCGCTACGCAAAGGATCAAGGTTATGATTTATTAATCGTTGATACTGCTGGTCGACTTCATGTGGATGATGCATTGATGGATGAGCTGGTGGCCATTGCTCGTGTAACGAATCCGTCCGAAATCTTATTCGTTATGAATTTAGCGATGGGCCAGGATGCAGTAACTACTGCGAAGGCTTTTGATGAGCGCTTAGGGTTAACTGGTATCGTCGTGTCCATGGCAGATGGCGATGCTCGGGCTGGAGCAGTCTTATCAGTGAAGTCTTTGCTTGGCAGACCTATTAAATTTGAAGGGTGTGGGGAAAAAATAAAAGATCTACGTCCTTTTAACGCACAGTCTATGGCTGAACGTATCCTAGGAATGGGAGATACAATAAGTTTAGTTGATAAGATGCGTGAGTGTGTCTCTGAAGAAGAGAACAAAGAGTTAGAAGAAAAATTAACGAAAGCGACGTTTACTTATGAGGATTTTTATAAGCAAATGCGAGCTTTCCGTCGTTTAGGGCCTTTGCGCAAAATCATGAATATGATGCCAAGCTTCGGTGGCATGAGGCCTAGTGATAAGGATTTGGAAGAATCCGAGAAGCAAATGAAAAGAAATGAGGCGATTATTCTTTCTATGACTCCAGAGGAAAGGAAGGAGTTGGTCGAACTGAATATGAGCCGGATGAAAAGAATCGCTGCGGGCTGTGGCCTGACTTTAGGTGATGTAAATCAGTTCCGTAAGCAAATGATGCAATCTAAGAAATTTTTTAAAGGGATGACCCGAGAAAAAATGGAACAGATGGGTAAAAAAATGTCTGGAGGGAATCTGTGGCGTTAA
- the prmC gene encoding peptide chain release factor N(5)-glutamine methyltransferase, whose amino-acid sequence MKRLIKEASEYLLSRGIRFPQREAEDIMMDLLEVSSRGALHDIKLSSGERVSYWERVQKRGNRCPTAYIHGKVHFLGIELQVSPEVLIPRQETEIFVEKIIGYLQTHKEKKIFYDVCCGSGCIGLSVKKHCPHVHVVLSDICSQALAVAKSNAKRNDLIVDFLCGDLFEPFRIPADAFVCNPPYLSYKEFFKVDPEVRCHEPWKALVGGVSGLEFYHRIAEHIHKILVPGGVGWLEIGSNQGESVKKIFRDKGISGCVFKDYAQLDRFFFLENQAGDAVSSGEVSGFSER is encoded by the coding sequence ATGAAGAGACTAATTAAGGAAGCTTCAGAATATCTGTTATCTCGAGGGATTCGGTTTCCTCAAAGGGAAGCCGAAGATATCATGATGGATTTACTAGAGGTTTCTTCTAGAGGGGCTCTTCATGATATAAAATTATCGAGCGGAGAGCGGGTTTCATACTGGGAACGTGTGCAGAAAAGGGGAAATCGTTGTCCTACTGCTTATATTCATGGCAAGGTGCATTTTTTAGGAATTGAGTTGCAGGTATCCCCTGAGGTTCTTATTCCTAGGCAAGAAACTGAAATTTTTGTTGAAAAGATTATTGGTTATTTGCAGACGCATAAAGAAAAAAAGATTTTTTATGATGTTTGCTGTGGGAGTGGGTGTATTGGGTTGTCTGTAAAGAAACACTGTCCCCATGTACACGTTGTGCTGTCAGATATTTGTTCACAGGCTTTGGCTGTTGCTAAGTCAAATGCAAAAAGAAACGATCTTATTGTAGATTTTCTTTGTGGGGATTTATTCGAGCCTTTCCGTATTCCAGCAGATGCTTTCGTCTGCAATCCTCCTTATCTGTCATATAAAGAGTTTTTTAAAGTGGATCCTGAAGTGCGCTGTCATGAACCTTGGAAGGCTTTAGTTGGGGGCGTTTCTGGGTTGGAATTTTATCATCGTATAGCCGAACATATTCACAAAATTTTGGTTCCCGGGGGAGTTGGTTGGTTAGAAATTGGCTCAAATCAAGGGGAGAGTGTCAAAAAAATTTTTCGTGATAAGGGAATTTCTGGATGTGTATTCAAAGATTACGCTCAGTTAGATAGGTTTTTTTTCCTTGAAAATCAAGCTGGTGATGCTGTATCCTCTGGGGAGGTTTCTGGCTTTTCCGAGAGATGA
- the ileS gene encoding isoleucine--tRNA ligase: MDNEDKVSFPAKEEKVLTFWKEQNIFQKTLENRDGSPTFSFYDGPPFATGLPHYGHLLAGTIKDVVCRYATMDGHYVPRRFGWDCHGVPVEYEVEKSLGLTEPGAIDRFGIANFNEECRKIVFRYVDEWKYFVDRIGRWVDFSATWKTMDLSFMESVWWVFHSLYKQGLVYEGTKVVPFSTKLGTPLSNFEAGQNYKEVDDPSVVAKFALQDDQGILLAWTTTPWTLVSNMALAVHPGLTYVRIQDKESGEEYILGQESLARWFPDRESYKWIGQLSGESLVGRRYCPLFPYFQDQQDRGAFRVIPADFIEESEGTGVVHMAPAFGEADFFACQEHNVPLVCPVDNQGCFTSEVTDFVGEYIKFADKGIARRLKNENKLFYQGTIRHRYPFCWRTDSPLIYKAVNSWFVSVEKVKHKMLKANESIHWTPGHIKHGRFGKWLEGARDWAISRNRYWGTPIPIWRSEDGELLVIRSIQELEELSGQKIVDLHRHFIDEIVIHKNGKSFHRIPYVFDCWFDSGAMPYAQNHYPFERAEETEARFPADFIAEGLDQTRGWFYTLTVIAAALFDQPAFKNVIVNGIVLAEDGNKMSKRLNNYPSPKKIMDTYGADALRLYLLNSVVVKAEDLRFSDKGVEAVLKQVLLPLSNALAFYKTYAELYGFSPNETTDLELAEIDRWILSSLYSLVGKTRENMAQYDLHAAVSPFIDFIEDLTNWYIRRSRRRFWESEDSPDRRAAFATLYEVLMVFSKIIAPFIPFTAEDMYQQLRVETDPESVHLCDFPHVVLEKILPDLEKKMQDIREIVALGHSLRKEHKLKVRQPLQHMYIVGAKERMAALAQVDSLIGEELNVKEVHFCSETPEYVTTLVKPNFRSLGKRVGNRLPEIQKALAGLSQEQIQAFMHNGFMVLSLGEETISLNEEDITVSWEAAPGFVARSSASFVAILDCQLTSPLIMEGIAREIVNKINTMRRNGKLHVSDRIAIRLHAPKIVQEAFSQYEEYICEETLTTSVSFIDDKEGEEWDVNGHAVSLSLEVIGH, from the coding sequence ATGGATAACGAAGATAAGGTGAGTTTTCCCGCCAAAGAGGAAAAGGTTCTAACTTTTTGGAAAGAACAAAACATTTTTCAAAAAACTTTAGAAAATCGAGATGGGAGCCCCACTTTTTCTTTTTATGATGGGCCTCCATTTGCGACGGGATTACCCCATTATGGCCATTTATTAGCTGGCACAATTAAAGATGTTGTATGTCGTTATGCTACGATGGATGGGCATTATGTGCCTCGACGCTTTGGTTGGGATTGCCATGGGGTTCCCGTTGAGTATGAAGTGGAGAAATCATTAGGTTTAACGGAACCTGGAGCTATTGATCGGTTTGGTATAGCTAACTTTAATGAAGAGTGCCGTAAGATTGTTTTTCGATACGTCGATGAATGGAAATATTTTGTAGATAGAATTGGACGATGGGTTGATTTTTCAGCAACGTGGAAGACTATGGACCTATCTTTCATGGAAAGTGTTTGGTGGGTATTCCATTCTCTTTATAAACAGGGGCTTGTGTATGAAGGGACGAAGGTTGTTCCCTTTTCTACCAAACTAGGGACTCCGCTGTCTAATTTCGAAGCTGGTCAAAATTATAAAGAGGTGGATGATCCATCTGTTGTTGCGAAGTTTGCCTTGCAAGATGATCAGGGCATTCTTTTAGCATGGACAACAACTCCTTGGACGCTTGTTTCGAATATGGCTTTGGCTGTGCATCCAGGACTTACCTATGTCCGTATTCAAGACAAGGAATCAGGAGAAGAGTACATTCTTGGTCAAGAAAGTCTGGCTCGTTGGTTCCCTGATCGGGAATCCTATAAATGGATAGGACAATTGTCTGGGGAAAGCCTTGTTGGTCGAAGATACTGTCCTTTGTTCCCTTATTTCCAGGATCAACAGGATCGGGGAGCTTTTCGTGTTATTCCTGCAGACTTTATCGAAGAAAGTGAAGGGACTGGTGTTGTTCACATGGCTCCAGCTTTCGGAGAAGCAGACTTTTTTGCTTGCCAGGAACATAATGTGCCTTTGGTATGTCCTGTTGATAACCAAGGGTGTTTTACTTCTGAAGTGACTGATTTTGTCGGAGAATACATTAAGTTTGCAGATAAGGGAATTGCTCGTCGGTTGAAGAATGAAAATAAATTGTTCTATCAAGGCACTATTCGTCACCGTTATCCATTTTGTTGGAGAACAGATTCTCCATTAATCTACAAAGCAGTTAATTCTTGGTTTGTCTCTGTAGAAAAAGTAAAACACAAAATGCTGAAAGCCAATGAATCGATTCATTGGACTCCGGGACATATCAAGCACGGGCGTTTTGGTAAATGGCTTGAGGGGGCTCGTGATTGGGCCATTAGCAGAAATCGTTACTGGGGAACGCCTATACCTATCTGGCGTAGTGAAGATGGGGAGCTTCTTGTCATAAGGTCTATCCAGGAGCTAGAAGAATTATCTGGGCAGAAGATTGTTGATTTACATCGTCATTTTATTGATGAGATTGTCATTCATAAAAATGGAAAAAGTTTCCATAGAATTCCTTATGTTTTTGATTGTTGGTTTGATTCTGGGGCAATGCCTTATGCCCAAAACCATTATCCTTTTGAACGTGCCGAAGAAACTGAAGCGCGTTTCCCAGCAGATTTCATTGCTGAAGGGCTTGATCAGACTCGGGGCTGGTTTTATACTTTAACTGTAATTGCTGCAGCTTTGTTTGATCAACCAGCTTTTAAGAACGTAATTGTGAATGGAATTGTTCTTGCTGAAGACGGAAATAAAATGTCTAAGCGACTGAATAATTATCCAAGTCCTAAAAAAATTATGGATACGTATGGTGCGGATGCTTTGCGCCTGTATTTGTTGAATAGTGTCGTTGTCAAAGCCGAAGATTTAAGGTTCTCTGACAAAGGGGTGGAGGCTGTACTCAAGCAAGTGCTTTTACCTTTGTCTAATGCTTTGGCTTTTTACAAGACTTATGCAGAGTTGTATGGTTTTTCTCCAAATGAAACAACAGACTTAGAGCTTGCTGAGATAGATCGCTGGATTCTTTCTTCTTTGTATAGCTTAGTAGGGAAAACTAGGGAAAACATGGCGCAGTATGATTTACATGCCGCAGTAAGTCCCTTTATAGATTTCATTGAGGATCTAACAAATTGGTACATTCGTCGATCACGTCGGCGCTTCTGGGAATCAGAGGATTCTCCAGACCGTCGAGCTGCTTTTGCTACCCTTTATGAAGTACTGATGGTTTTTTCTAAGATTATAGCTCCGTTCATTCCTTTTACTGCTGAGGATATGTATCAGCAATTGCGGGTTGAAACGGATCCTGAATCTGTGCATTTGTGTGATTTCCCTCACGTTGTTTTGGAAAAAATCCTTCCTGATTTAGAAAAGAAGATGCAAGACATTCGGGAGATCGTTGCTTTAGGACATTCTCTACGTAAAGAACATAAGCTTAAAGTTCGACAGCCACTTCAACATATGTATATTGTCGGTGCTAAAGAACGAATGGCTGCGTTGGCTCAAGTTGACTCATTGATTGGAGAGGAGTTGAATGTTAAGGAAGTGCATTTTTGCTCAGAGACTCCAGAATATGTGACTACTCTTGTTAAGCCCAATTTCCGTTCTCTAGGAAAAAGGGTTGGGAATCGTCTCCCCGAAATTCAAAAGGCTTTGGCAGGACTTTCTCAAGAGCAAATTCAAGCGTTTATGCATAATGGCTTTATGGTTCTTTCTTTAGGAGAAGAAACGATTTCTCTAAATGAAGAGGATATTACCGTGTCCTGGGAAGCCGCTCCGGGGTTTGTAGCAAGAAGCTCAGCCTCTTTTGTAGCGATTTTAGATTGTCAACTAACTTCTCCTCTGATTATGGAAGGGATAGCCAGAGAAATTGTAAATAAGATCAATACTATGCGAAGAAATGGGAAATTACACGTTTCGGATCGTATTGCTATACGTTTGCATGCTCCTAAAATTGTTCAGGAAGCTTTTTCTCAATATGAAGAATATATTTGCGAAGAGACATTAACAACTTCGGTTTCCTTTATAGATGACAAGGAGGGAGAGGAGTGGGATGTTAACGGTCACGCGGTCTCACTGTCCCTAGAGGTGATTGGTCATTGA
- the prfA gene encoding peptide chain release factor 1, protein MEVKVLECLRRLEEVEKLISDPNIFSNPKEYSSLSKEHARLSEIKNAHESILAAKKILHDDKLALSTEKDPEMIAMLEEGIQGGEESLERLSKQLENLLIPPDPDDDLSVIMELRAGTGGDEAALFVGDCVRMYHLYASIKGWQCEVLSASESDLGGYKEYIMGVSGTSVKRFLQYEAGTHRVQRVPETETQGRVHTSAVTIAVLPEPAEDDEEVFIDEKDLRIDTFRSSGAGGQHVNVTDSAVRITHIPTGVVVSCQDERSQHKNKAKAMRVLKARIRDAEVQKREQEASAMRSAQVGSGDRSERIRTYNFPQNRVTDHRIGLTLYNLDRVMQGELDMITTALVSHAHRQLFGHEETN, encoded by the coding sequence ATGGAAGTAAAAGTTTTAGAGTGTTTGAGACGCCTTGAAGAAGTCGAAAAGCTAATATCTGATCCAAATATTTTTAGTAATCCCAAGGAATATAGTTCTTTAAGTAAGGAGCATGCTCGTCTTTCGGAGATTAAAAATGCTCACGAATCGATTCTTGCGGCAAAAAAAATTCTTCATGATGACAAGTTAGCCTTGTCAACAGAGAAGGATCCGGAGATGATTGCTATGTTGGAAGAGGGTATTCAAGGAGGAGAGGAGTCCTTAGAACGTCTGTCTAAGCAATTGGAAAACCTTCTCATCCCACCTGATCCGGATGATGATTTAAGTGTCATTATGGAGTTGCGAGCAGGGACAGGAGGAGATGAAGCGGCTCTTTTCGTAGGCGATTGTGTGCGAATGTATCATCTTTATGCATCCATCAAAGGGTGGCAGTGTGAAGTGCTTTCTGCCTCGGAGTCCGATCTTGGTGGATACAAAGAATATATCATGGGAGTTTCAGGGACCTCTGTGAAACGATTCTTACAATATGAGGCAGGGACGCATCGTGTCCAAAGAGTTCCGGAGACGGAAACTCAGGGAAGAGTGCATACTTCGGCCGTGACTATTGCTGTCCTTCCTGAACCTGCAGAAGATGACGAGGAAGTTTTTATTGATGAGAAGGATCTACGTATAGATACCTTCCGTTCTTCAGGAGCTGGAGGGCAGCACGTAAACGTTACAGATTCTGCCGTACGTATTACGCATATTCCTACTGGCGTGGTGGTTTCCTGTCAAGATGAGCGTAGTCAACATAAAAATAAGGCGAAAGCTATGCGAGTGTTGAAGGCGCGTATTCGAGATGCGGAAGTGCAGAAGCGAGAACAGGAGGCTTCTGCTATGCGTTCAGCGCAAGTAGGGAGTGGGGATCGCTCAGAAAGAATTAGGACTTATAATTTTCCTCAAAATCGTGTGACTGATCATCGAATCGGTCTGACTTTATATAACTTGGATCGTGTAATGCAGGGAGAGTTGGATATGATTACAACAGCTCTTGTTTCCCATGCACATCGCCAACTGTTCGGTCATGAAGAGACTAATTAA